Proteins encoded by one window of Asterias rubens chromosome 18, eAstRub1.3, whole genome shotgun sequence:
- the LOC117302273 gene encoding kappa-type opioid receptor-like, with protein sequence MGDEEASPVWFNILRSILLTITTLLIIGGNSFCIIVLRHVQGISDITKLFMASLAVSDLTAGIFIAVPMIASTAMDWWPYGQAVCGIYGIGKYVIYYSGLLSLLMVTVERYIMVVWPLRYPDIVTLFRARVTVVCIWLIAFGIAMFFGFSVNFKVEVDDDEDNCSLDTKKTDFWHYPLKYMAVAFIIIPLVTVMLLYTHILLIARQQIRQIALITTSMPLTETDRINANTRRSNRKAAGTFLIVTLAFGLAWMPSAIRKLNKLATGNSDTMYTEFLARLCMLTNSWLNVFVYYFRNESFKSTARRFIDKTLGRRGMDDIMVSY encoded by the coding sequence ATGGGAGACGAGGAGGCATCCCCAGTTTGGTTTAACATCTTAAGATCGATCCTCTTAACCATCACAACCCTCCTTATCATAGGAGGAAACTCATTCTGCATCATTGTCCTCCGTCATGTCCAAGGCATCAGTGACATCACCAAGTTATTTATGGCATCTTTAGCAGTATCTGACTTAACTGCAGGTATCTTCATCGCCGTGCCAATGATCGCATCCACTGCTATGGATTGGTGGCCGTATGGCCAAGCCGTCTGCGGTATCTACGGTATAGGTAAATACGTCATTTATTACAGTGGACTACTGTCTCTCCTCATGGTAACGGTCGAGAGATACATCATGGTGGTATGGCCATTACGTTATCCGGATATCGTGACGTTGTTTCGTGCTCGGGTAACAGTGGTGTGCATCTGGTTGATTGCGTTCGGAATCGCCATGTTCTTTGGGTTCAGTGTGAATTTCAAAGTGGAAGTTGACGATGACGAAGACAACTGTAGCCTTGATACAAAGAAAACCGATTTCTGGCATTACCCTCTCAAGTACATGGCTGTTGCATTTATCATTATCCCTTTAGTAACAGTGATGTTATTGTATACACACATATTGCTGATTGCACGTCAACAGATTCGCCAGATTGCATTAATCACTACATCGATGCCCCTGACTGAGACTGATCGAATCAACGCCAATACCAGGCGATCCAACCGCAAAGCTGCCGGTACTTTCTTGATAGTGACCCTCGCCTTTGGGCTGGCGTGGATGCCCTCTGCAATCCGGAAACTCAACAAACTTGCCACGGGTAACTCTGACACTATGTACACAGAATTCCTAGCTCGATTGTGCATGCTCACCAACAGTTGGCTCAATGTTTTCGTCTACTATTTCCGAAATGAGAGTTTCAAATCTACAGCAAGGCGATTTATTGACAAAACGCTTGGCCGAAGAGGTATGGACGATATCATGGTCAGTTATTAG
- the LOC117302271 gene encoding mannan-binding lectin serine protease 1-like, with product MAGEERTHFGRCASWCVLLLILACAHHASSISQLSDTHGIIQSTNYPLPYPDNLNVRWEINVKAGHRVKLYFIEFDLEPGTKGCNADYVLVLSGNNTLGKFCGRETPDVSLTSLSNNMVVVFHSDYSTPKRHTGFDAHYVAEDINECKDGTDECQHFCHNGIGSFYCSCQFGYTLSQDQKTCTVHCSGNVIESPSGVITSPGYPYAYPRQSECDWLIRAEAGYVISLTFEDFDVESHSDTKCPYDALRIKQDKRTLGPFCGNMTSDWPQEIQADELIKIFFVSDESGLNRGFRARFRSSGKPCEEIEGPTNGVMSLLNNTVGNQALFSCDEGYRLVGQASRTCLTSGKWSGNGTTCEVVGCPRLQPRVNRGRITMSQDPPIYDSSASYSCDSFYELNSLEVVRVCQSDGTWSGEEPKCIPICGKSSITPHDSRPKSRIIGGTEAREGSWPWVVKIEARSKTFRVNNLCGGSLISENWVLTAAHCVTARKIKLKGLYGQKLPADSITISLGIHAFNGNNIERGVIEVFRAPSYDTALYDGDVALLLLDSPVVLTRQIRPLCIPDDETFSDDEYSEFVTLEDTEAIAVGWGTTSRTSRSETLQQVYLPLVNLETCNDAMHSPVTVDMLCAGLADGGRDTCYGDSGGPLMLKASNERYYAYGITSWGEGNCAQQGKYGVYSRVGNFADWIREVTQI from the exons ACGCTGCGCCTCTTGGTGTGTACTGCTGTTGATTTTAGCGTGTGCTCACCATGCATCATCCATCTCACAGCTGTCTGACACCCACGGTATAATCCAGTCTACTAATTACCCATTACCCTATCCGGACAATCTCAATGTACGATGGGAGATCAATGTCAAGGCAGGACACCGTGTTAAGCTCTATTTTATTGAGTTCGATCTGGAACCTGGAACCAAGGGATGCAATGCCGACTATGTCTTA GTTTTGTCAGGTAACAATACTTTGGGGAAGTTCTGCGGCCGTGAGACTCCTGACGTCAGCCTGACGTCACTCTCCAACAATATGGTGGTTGTGTTTCACTCGGATTACTCTACTCCTAAGAGACACACCGGCTTTGATGCACATTACGTTGCAGAAG ATATCAATGAATGCAAGGACGGGACAGATGAATGTCAACATTTCTGCCATAACGGCATTGGCAGTTTCTACTGTTCATGTCAGTTTGGGTACACATTGTCTCAAGATCAGAAAACATGCACAG TTCATTGTTCGGGAAACGTGATCGAGTCTCCATCGGGTGTGATTACGTCACCTGGATATCCCTACGCGTATCCTCGTCAGTCTGAATGTGATTGGCTGATTCGAGCTGAGGCCGGTTACGTCATAAGTTTGACCTTTGAAGATTTTGACGTGGAGAGCCACTCGGATACTAAATGTCCGTACGATGCGCTGAGG ATCAAGCAAGACAAGCGAACCCTTGGTCCTTTCTGTGGCAACATGACGTCCGATTGGCCTCAAGAGATCCAAGCTGATGAACTGATCAAGATTTTCTTCGTATCTGACGAGAGTGGATTGAACCGTGGTTTCAGAGCTAGGTTTAGATCTTCGG GTAAACCATGTGAGGAGATTGAAGGCCCCACCAATGGCGTCATGTCTCTGCTTAACAACACAGTAGGCAACCAAGCATTATTTAGCTGTGACGAAGGATATCGACTAGTTGGTCAAGCTTCAAGAACTTGCCTTACATCGGGAAAATGGTCAGGAAATGGAACAACGTGTGAAG TGGTCGGGTGCCCTCGTCTGCAACCCAGAGTCAACCGCGGGAGGATAACAATGAGTCAAGATCCACCAATTTATGACTCCTCGGCAAGCTATTCTTGTGACTCCTTTTATGAACTGAACAGCCTCGAGGTCGTCAGAGTTTGCCAAAGTGACGGGACGTGGTCCGGAGAGGAACCAAAATGTATCCCAA TATGTGGGAAAAGCAGCATTACACCTCATGACTCCCGTCCTAAATCACGCATCATTGGCGGTACAGAGGCACGAGAGGGCTCTTGGCCATGGGTTGTGAAGATAGAAGCTAGATCCAAAACCTTTAGAGTGAATAATCTGTGTGGTGGATCTCTGATTAGTGAGAACTGGGTACTGACTGCTGCTCATTGCGTCACGGCAAGAAAGATCAAACTAAAAGGACTTTATGGACAGAAGTTACCAGCGGACTCGATAACTATCTCACTTGGGATTCATGCGTTTAATGGAAACAACATTGAG AGAGGAGTTATCGAAGTCTTCAGAGCGCCCTCTTACGACACAGCTCTGTATGACGGTGACGTTGCCTTATTGCTTCTGGACAGCCCAGTTGTCTTGACCAGACAAATCCGACCACTTTGTATCCCGGATGATGAAACATTCAGTGATGATGAATATTCAGAGTTTGTTACCCTTGAAGACACCGAAGCTATTGCAGTTGGATGGG GTACAACTAGCAGGACATCAAGATCAGAGACGTTGCAACAAGTTTATCTTCCTCTTGTTAATCTTGAGACGTGTAACGACGCCATGCATAGTCCGGTGACAGTGGACATGTTGTGCGCGGGACTTGCAGATG GAGGTCGTGATACGTGTTACGGAGACAGTGGAGGTCCTTTAATGTTGAAGGCTTCCAACGAGAGATACTATGCCTACGGTATAACATCATGGGGAGAAGGTAATTGTGCACAGCAAGGTAAATACGGGGTCTATAGCAGAGTGGGCAACTTTGCTGACTGGATTCGGGAGGTCACTCAAATTTAA
- the LOC117302272 gene encoding mannan-binding lectin serine protease 1-like, producing the protein MTSPNSNMVVEFHSDFSNGEPFLGFVAHYQATDVNECLVNNGGCEQVCHNFESGYYCSCRLYYQLQPDNHHCKVSCRDIVYTSDEDEFQTPDYPDDYPPNADCNWLINVDIGYSINIVFYTFQIESHPTVLCPYDYVKIVYDNEVRGPLCGELPTDLPLSITTIGNVANVTFHSDDSEQRMGFRARYYVTGRSCSPLHPPTYGWISGSNFTIRYTVTFSCMDGYYIQGSRSRSCKSDGSWSGVQPVCNMVTCDVPQPISNGEILYYSGRNFSYSNSIGFVCNDYYEIDGPSSSQCGIHGTWTPEPPVCEPICGESSIPPRNHPNGGRITGGREATPGSWPWQVLLMINAPRYDIFDNSICGGSVLNEEWIMTAAHCVTGSYEERPRFYGHEIPIDTVDIALGLHKRTMPTENTIVRSVREIIKHPNFDRSTYESDIALIHLNESIQFNDVIRPICLPPQSTHFKVDDDERVYIPNVADEDTTAVVIGWGRLDLNRPTSNVLREVHVGVDVPRVLCNAKLPQTVTRNMVCAGPREGGRDACKGDSGGPLMLRDATTNRYFSYGMVSWGDGCANEGKFGVYVRMENFVNWIQSQIVVER; encoded by the exons ATGACGTCACCAAACAGCAACATGGTGGTCGAGTTTCATTCAGACTTCTCAAATGGTGAACCTTTTCTTGGATTCGTTGCACATTACCAAGCTACAG ATGTCAATGAGTGTTTGGTAAACAATGGCGGGTGTGAGCAAGTGTGTCATAACTTCGAATCTGGATATTACTGTTCATGTCGACTGTATTACCAGCTACAGCCAGATAATCACCACTGCAAAG TTTCTTGCAGGGATATTGTTTATACCTCAGATGAAGATGAGTTCCAGACTCCTGACTATCCTGACGATTATCCGCCGAATGCTGATTGTAACTGGCTGATAAATGTCGACATCGGATACTCCATCAACATTGTGTTTTATACATTCCAGATAGAATCACATCCAACTGTACTCTGTCCTTACGACTATGTCAAG atTGTTTATGACAATGAGGTTAGAGGGCCACTCTGCGGCGAGTTGCCAACTGATCTACCGTTAAGTATCACTACAATTGGGAACGTAGCCAATGTGACGTTTCATTCTGATGACTCGGAACAGCGAATGGGATTCCGTGCCCGGTATTACGTCACAG GGCGATCTTGTTCACCACTACACCCTCCTACATATGGCTGGATATCAGGAAGTAACTTTACCATTCGATACACTGTAACATTCAGCTGTATGGATGGTTATTATATTCAAGGATCCAGGTCAAGGTCATGTAAATCAGATGGTTCATGGTCTGGTGTCCAACCTGTCTGTAATA TGGTAACTTGTGACGTCCCACAGCCCATCAGTAACGGTGAGATCTTGTACTACTCCGGTAGGAATTTCAGCTACTCCAACTCCATTGGTTTTGTGTGTAACGATTATTATGAAATAGACGGACCGAGTTCGAGTCAATGTGGTATACACGGAACATGGACGCCGGAGCCGCCAGTGTGTGAACCAA TATGTGGTGAGAGTTCTATTCCTCCACGGAACCATCCTAACGGTGGACGTATTACCGGTGGTCGTGAGGCTACACCAGGCTCATGGCCATGGCAAGTACTCCTTATGATCAACGCCCCTCGGTATGACATCTTTGATAACTCCATCTGTGGTGGCTCTGTTCTGAATGAGGAATGGATTATGACTGCTGCTCACTGTGTCACAGGGAGCTACGAAGAAAGACCAAGATTCTACGGCCATGAAATACCCATAGATACCGTGGACATAGCACTGGGACTTCACAAGAGAACAATGCCCACTGAAAACACTATTGTT AGATCTGTTCGTGAAATCATCAAGCATCCAAACTTTGATCGTTCAACCTACGAGTCCGATATAGCATTAATTCATCTCAATGAATCCATCCAATTCAATGACGTCATACGACCAATCTGTCTCCCACCACAAAGCACACACTTTAAGGTGGATGACGACGAACGCGTTTACATCCCTAACGTAGCCGACGAGGATACAACGGCGGTTGTGATTGGCTGGGGACGGCTGGATCTGAACAGACCGACCTCTAATGTGTTGCGAGAGGTACACGTCGGTGTTGATGTACCGCGGGTATTATGTAACGCGAAACTACCTCAAACTGTGACTCGTAACATGGTTTGCGCAGGACCCAGAGAAG gTGGGCGTGACGCTTGTAAGGGAGATAGTGGGGGCCCATTAATGCTTCGAGATGCTACTACCAATCGCTACTTTTCATATGGAATGGTATCGTGGGGAGACGGATGCGCAAATGAAGGCAAGTTTGGTGTGTATGTGCGCATGGAGAACTTTGTGAATTGGATCCAATCACAGATCGTTGTTGAGCGTTAA